In a genomic window of Clavelina lepadiformis chromosome 7, kaClaLepa1.1, whole genome shotgun sequence:
- the LOC143464529 gene encoding von Willebrand factor-like, whose protein sequence is MDETRRRKLKQSILLFVIVVSLYAGLSSSIESFSVDEAENLEHVIDIEKRQANGVSLTPHADVTTVNPRTDSCDLPCMNGGRCIGRNICHCYHPFSGYRCLYGSDFSMDHTEVVDLEADISTKMCSLFGPGNILTFDGLFYDFPGLCQYEMVSSAGQPDFKILVRKNPNCAQNGQYVYDTGLCNVKITIYAAASQVKFTITDTEVTFQNKPIALPHDENGVILMKIWPYTTFILGDLTLRYDHTSGSVGVILLSDTYQNKTFGLCGNFNGISSDDLVTRQGATVSGGVKGHIVAKTWIERDVNENCLDVAMLEENIDECRERSDVTRICNILWSYFTDCHHHLNPSKFYDVCKTELCRCNYTIRADCQCEVITLYSRHCAIAGGKVTDWRTDSRCPRSCSYEQVWQECGKESPQTCEMPHLLPNQPCFDRCQCSVGLYEHGTQCTILPNCPCVHRNVEYKPGDVTSIYNCNECICNAGQWDCSIAMCPGQAHVVGFDHFKTYDDKFFTFPGRCQYIFSEDCVDGTFTMYIENTECGTDAGISCIKSFTIKFTIKGQRQASRDLM, encoded by the exons ATGGATGAAACAAGACGAAGAAAACTGAAGCAATCGATACTTTTGTTTGTAATAG TGGTGAGTTTGTATGCCGGTTTGTCTTCTTCTATTGAAAGCTTTTCGGTTGACGA GGCTGAAAATTTGGAACACGTCATCGATATCG AGAAACGACAAGCAAATGGCGTCTCTCTTACTCCCCATGCCGACGTCACTACCGTCAATCCAAGAACAG ATTCTTGTGACTTGCCATGTATGAATGGTGGACGTTGCATTGGGAGAAACATTTGTCATTGCTATCATCCTTTTTCTGGTTATCGGTGTCTGTACG GTTCAGATTTTAGTATGGACCACACGGAGGTGGTGGATCTTGAAGCTGATATTTCTACTAAAATGTGCAGTTTGTTTGGTCCCGGAAATATCCTTACATTCGATGGCCTATTCTATGATTTTCCAGGCTTATGCCAATACGAAATGGTGTCTTCAGCTGGCCAACCAGACTTCAAG ATATTGGTTAGGAAGAACCCAAACTGTGCACAAAATGGACAATATGTTTATGACACCGGGCTTTGTAATGTAAAAATCACCATTTACGCCGCTGCCTCCCAAGTTAAATTTACAATTACAGATACCGAAGTtacttttcaaaacaaacc GATTGCTTTACCACATGATGAAAATGGGGTAATTCTCATGAAAATTTGGCCGTACACAACATTTATACTAGGAGATCTTACTCTTCGATACGACCACACCTCAGGATCAGTTGGCGTGATCTTGTTATCGGATACCTACcagaataaaacatttgggCTTTGTGGAAACTTTAACGGCATTAGCTCTGATGACTTGGTGACAAGACAAG GGGCTACAGTCAGCGGTGGTGTGAAGGGACACATTGTTGCAAAGACTTGGATTGAGCGAGACGTTAACGAAAATTGTCTTGATGTCGCCATGTTGGAAGAAAACATTGACGAGTGCCGTGAAAGATCG GACGTTACCCGCATTTGCAATATACTGTGGAGTTATTTTACCGACTGCCACCATCACCTCAATCCAAGCAAGTTCTACGATGTTTGTAAGACTGAGCTTTGCAGATGCAACTATACTATCAGAGCTGATTGTCAATGTGAAGTCATTACCTTGTATTCTCGACATTGCGCCATAGCTGGTGGAAAGGTTACTGATTGGAGAACAGACAGTCGCTGCC CTCGTAGCTGTTCTTATGAGCAAGTTTGGCAGGAGTGTGGAAAAGAATCTCCACAAACATGTGAGATGCCTCATTTGCTTCCAAATCAACCTTGTTTTGATAGATGTCAATGCAGTGTTG GGTTGTATGAACATGGCACCCAGTGTACGATTCTTCCAAATTGTCCCTGCGTTCATCGTAACGTTGAGTATAAGCCAGGTGACGTCACCAGTATATACAATTGCAATGAATG CATTTGCAACGCTGGACAGTGGGACTGCAGCATAGCAATGTGCCCTGGACAGGCACACGTTGTTGGGTTCGATCACTTCAAAACCTACGACGACAAGTTTTTCACCTTCCCAGGTCGCTGCCAATACATCTTTTCTGAAGATTGCGTTGATGGAACATTTACGATGTATATCGAGAATACAGAATGTGGCACTGATGCTGGAATCAGCTGCATCAAATCGTTTACGATTAAGTTTACTATCAAAGGACAAAGACAAGCAAGTCGTGATTTAATGTAA
- the LOC143465289 gene encoding von Willebrand factor-like, which yields MLIKHYFMLLQEVTLREGEIVTINSYDVKLPFQSGDLQISRESSIYINVRHAFTGIDVLWDGYSNIYVTVPTHYAGKLCGLAGNYNGNAGDDFTAKNGMLQSTAVAFSNSWRLQSCDFVTTEIPDPCMENNYKKPQAQAACAQIYGEKFFPCHDEIEPEHYYENCLYEYCECTREINDECMCDSLAVYVRKCATKGIDLDWRSPDFCHLSCRGGQVYKRCGSGCDKSCRSLSTPESCNDRCVEGCNCPDNYYLSPAGTCVRPEECPCYHVNTWYRPGQTIPAPGILCQCIRGRLECEGEGTLPSICPAGEIFYNCSQVAMTGQLRGAECSKTCFNKDLPCPLTLCVSGCGCPHGYVRHEEKCILPHNCPCFHNNKGYENGSLIEVDCNQCTCLDGQWSCTRKICGGECSVTGESHIKTFDHKWFDFRGGCEYILATDECRSVNGSFKVVYKTNPCETMGHVCWRTVKLTLGRNQIVLEKDRVPQETSLEDSNGLDIPYKISSHGFFTFIKTGIGLTVLWDGATRIYLQLASFYHDKICGLCGNFDGLENNDFLLRSQDIVTSSSVFGHNWRTKDYCPMSTVPKCLDMCAQYPQRKAWAIEQCRVIESDLFKECREEIDHQKYLDHCLYDTCSCGSGGDCECFCTAVATYAHACAQIGIYVEWRTPTLCPTMCELYNKNDSCEWHFEACGTSCPETCCDHKNQVNCNSPCVEGCFPRCQHGHVFSEEQQTCIPLEECEVCPPTTTVVPGTPSVTVITTKTPVPNTTATTITTPLTAPVCSQFCLDNSNVKRKVQLNPG from the exons ATGTTGATAAAACATTATTTCATGCTCTTGCAGGAAGTTACTCTCCGGGAAGGTGAGATAGTAACTATCAACAGTTACGACGTTAAGCTGCCGTTTCAATCAG GCGATCTTCAAATATCAAGAGAGTCATCTATATACATCAATGTACGTCATGCCTTCACCGGAATAGATGTCTTGTGGGATGGCTATAGCAATATTTACGTCACAGTCCCTACTCATTATGCTG GAAAGTTATGCGGCTTAGCAGGAAATTACAATGGAAATGCTGGAGATGATTTCACAGCAAAAAACGGCATGCTTCAAAGCACAGCAGTGGCATTTAGTAATTCCTGGAGACTTCAGTCTTGCGATTTTGTCACAACTGAAATTCCTGACCCTTGCAtggaaaataattacaaaa AACCACAAGCGCAAGCGGCTTGTGCCCAAATTTATGGGGAAAAGTTTTTTCCGTGCCATGATGAAATCGAACCGGAGCACTATTACGAAAACTGCTTGTACGAATATTGCGAATGTACGCGAGAAATTAACGATGAATGCATGTGCGATTCACTGGCTGTTTACGTGAGAAAATGCGCAACTAAAGGCATTGATTTAGATTGGAGGTCCCCAGACTTTTGCC ACCTTTCGTGTAGAGGTGGTCAAGTTTATAAACGTTGTGGTTCTGGATGTGACAAAAGTTGTCGCTCGCTTTCGACGCCAGAGAGTTGCAATGATCGTTGCGTTGAAGGTTGTAATTGTCCAGATAATTACTACCTAAGTCCAGCTG gCACTTGCGTCCGTCCAGAGGAATGTCCTTGTTATCATGTAAACACTTGGTATAGACCTGGTCAAACAATTCCCGCACCCGGAATTCTCTG TCAGTGCATTCGTGGTAGACTGGAATGCGAAGGTGAAGGTACACTTCCATCCATATGTCCCGCCGGAGAAATCTTCTATAACTGCTCCCAGGTGGCGATGACGGGACAGTTAAGAGGAGCCGAGTGTTCAAAAACTTGTTTCAACAAGGATCTACCATGTCCTTTAACGCTTTGTGTATCAG GTTGTGGCTGCCCGCATGGATATGTCAGGCATGAAGAGAAATGTATTTTACCACACAATTGTCCCTGTTTCCATAACAACAAAGGTTATGAAAACGGGTCATTGATAGAGGTGGATTGCAATCAATG CACATGCTTGGATGGTCAATGGTCGTGTACACGCAAGATATGCGGAGGTGAATGTAGCGTTACCGGCGAATCtcacattaaaacttttgatcATAAATGGTTTGATTTCAGAGGTGGCTGCGAGTATATCTTAGCGACG GACGAGTGCAGATCGGTAAATGGCAGTTTCAAAGTAGTTTACAAGACGAATCCATGTGAAACTATGGGACATGTTTGTTGGAGAACGGTTAAACTGACCTTGGGT AGAAATCAGATAGTGCTTGAAAAAGACCGCGTACCCCAAGAAACATCGTTAGAAGATTCCAATGGACTAGATATTCCGTACAAAATTTCAAGCCACGGATTTTTTACCTTTATCAAGACGGGGATTGGTTTGACAGTGTTATGGGACGGAGCAACTAGAATTTATTTGCAATTGGCGTCTTTTTACCAC GACAAAATCTGTGGCTTATGCGGAAACTTTGACGGTCTTGAAAAcaatgattttttattgagAAGTCAGGATATTGTTACTAGCAGCTCTGTCTTTGGCCACAACTGGCGAACGAAAGACTATTGCCCGATGAGCACGGTTCCAAAATGCTTAGACATGTGTGCACAATACCCTCAAAGAAAAGCTTGGGCAATTGAACAATGTCGTGTCAttgaaagcgatttgtttaaaGAGTGTCGAGAAGAG ATTGATCACCAAAAATATTTGGATCATTGCTTGTATGACACGTGTAGTTGTGGCTCTGGTGGAGATTGTGAGTGCTTTTGCACTGCCGTGGCGACATACGCCCACGCCTGTGCTCAAATTGGGATATATGTTGAGTGGAGAACACCTACTCTATGTC CTACTATGTGCGAACTATACAACAAAAATGACAGTTGTGAGTGGCATTTCGAAGCATGTGGAACGTCTTGTCCTGAAACCTGCTGCGACCATAAAAATCAGGTGAACTGCAACTCGCCATGCGTAGAAGGTTGCTTTCCAAGATGCCAACATGGTCACGTCTTTAG TGAAGAACAGCAGACTTGCATACCTTTAGAAGAGTGTGAGGTGTGCCCACCAACCACCACTGTTGTGCCTGGTACACCAAGCGTTACGGTGATAACAACCAAAACAC CGGTGCCAAACACCACGGCAACGACCATAACCACTCCTCTCACAGCTCCAGTCTGTTCACAGTTTTGCTTGGATAATTCCAACGTTAAGCGAAAG GTACAGCTGAACCCAGGGTAA